In a genomic window of Pokkaliibacter sp. MBI-7:
- a CDS encoding excinuclease ABC subunit C — MSETDINQILVNGASISLQNLKRARSYESLLFYYAEISVYLEVSLSEGAGISDWSRATLSSLFAEAAEEFMQRKRSYSPASSVSGTR, encoded by the coding sequence ATGTCAGAAACAGATATCAATCAGATCCTCGTGAATGGCGCCAGCATCTCCTTGCAGAATCTCAAGCGCGCCCGCAGTTATGAAAGCCTGCTGTTTTACTACGCAGAGATCAGCGTATACCTCGAGGTCTCGTTGTCCGAAGGGGCGGGGATCTCTGACTGGTCGCGAGCCACCCTCTCTTCGTTATTTGCCGAAGCAGCGGAAGAGTTCATGCAGCGCAAACGAAGCTATAGTCCGGCCTCGTCAGTCAGCGGGACCAGATGA
- the uvrC gene encoding excinuclease ABC subunit UvrC gives MTVNHSLPSDLPDNVTEPMSLDQAPQRLDVTSLLANMPRKPGVYQMLDQADQILYVGKAADLKSRVSSYFRNTGLSPKTQSLVKRIARVQFTVTNSETEALLLEQNLIKKYRPQYNILLRDDKSYPYIYLSTVEDYPAIRFHRGPQRRKGRYFGPFPSSSAVRDSLQLMQKVFRLRTCEDSVFNNRSRPCLQYQIKRCTAPCVEYISTEDYDRDLQHAVMFLEGRNRTLMEELQQDMEKASASLAFEQAASYRDQIISLQKVQEQQYVDGQTGDADVFAADVRPGGGCVHVLYVRQGRILGSRTYYPQLSVEATEPELLSAFLPQFYLSTSGREYPREVLLSHLPEDADVIADALQEQVGRRISLSCPQRGDKTQWLKLALTNAQENLAAYLAGKDNMLQRFVALQEAMGLDELPQRVECFDISHSFGEATVASCVVFNPQGAAKSAYRRFNIEGVEAGDDYAAMHQALSRRYGRLTKEGERLPDVLLVDGGKGQMTQAREVLAELGIESMQLLGVAKGPTRKPGLETLWLEGENAPLVLDRASPALHLIQQIRDEAHRFAITGHRARRDKARRVSTLEDIAGVGPKRRQALYRHFGGIQGVRHASIAELCKVDGISQQLAQDIYDHLHPGGVETQHDS, from the coding sequence ATGACGGTAAATCACTCACTACCATCTGATCTCCCCGACAACGTGACTGAACCCATGTCACTGGATCAGGCACCACAGCGCCTGGATGTAACGTCACTGCTGGCCAATATGCCTCGCAAGCCCGGCGTCTATCAGATGCTTGATCAGGCTGATCAGATCCTCTACGTGGGCAAGGCGGCAGATCTGAAGTCCAGGGTCAGTAGCTATTTTCGTAACACTGGCCTGTCGCCGAAGACGCAATCGCTGGTCAAGCGTATTGCCCGTGTGCAGTTCACCGTTACCAACAGTGAAACGGAAGCGCTGTTACTCGAACAGAATCTCATCAAGAAGTATCGACCGCAGTACAACATCCTGCTGCGTGATGATAAGTCCTATCCGTACATCTACCTGTCGACGGTGGAAGATTATCCGGCTATTCGCTTTCACCGCGGACCGCAGCGGCGGAAAGGGCGCTATTTCGGACCTTTTCCCAGCAGCAGTGCCGTACGCGACAGCCTGCAGTTGATGCAGAAGGTGTTCCGGCTGCGTACCTGTGAAGATTCGGTGTTCAACAACCGCTCACGTCCTTGTCTGCAGTATCAGATCAAACGCTGTACTGCGCCCTGTGTGGAATACATCAGTACTGAAGACTACGACCGTGATCTGCAGCATGCCGTCATGTTCCTTGAAGGGCGCAACCGCACTTTGATGGAAGAGCTGCAGCAGGATATGGAAAAGGCCTCGGCGTCATTGGCTTTCGAGCAGGCTGCCAGCTATCGCGATCAGATCATCAGCCTGCAGAAAGTGCAGGAACAGCAATATGTTGATGGCCAGACCGGTGATGCCGATGTGTTTGCGGCCGATGTGCGCCCGGGCGGTGGCTGTGTACATGTGCTTTACGTCAGGCAGGGGCGCATACTGGGCTCGCGTACCTACTACCCGCAGTTAAGCGTGGAGGCCACTGAGCCGGAGTTGCTGTCTGCTTTCCTGCCGCAGTTCTATCTCAGTACCTCGGGCCGGGAATACCCTCGCGAAGTGTTGCTCAGCCATTTGCCTGAAGACGCTGATGTCATTGCTGATGCATTGCAGGAGCAAGTGGGGCGGCGTATTTCTCTGAGTTGCCCGCAGCGTGGTGACAAAACGCAATGGTTGAAGCTGGCACTGACCAATGCGCAGGAGAACCTCGCCGCTTATCTGGCTGGCAAAGACAACATGCTGCAGCGCTTTGTTGCGTTGCAGGAGGCCATGGGGCTGGATGAGTTGCCACAGCGGGTGGAATGTTTTGATATCAGCCACAGTTTTGGCGAAGCAACGGTCGCATCATGCGTGGTATTTAATCCCCAGGGGGCAGCTAAAAGTGCCTATCGGCGTTTCAACATTGAAGGTGTCGAGGCCGGTGATGACTATGCAGCCATGCACCAGGCACTGAGTCGTCGCTATGGGCGCCTTACGAAGGAAGGTGAGCGATTGCCTGATGTGTTGTTGGTCGATGGTGGCAAAGGGCAAATGACCCAGGCACGTGAGGTGCTGGCTGAGCTGGGCATTGAATCCATGCAACTGCTGGGGGTAGCCAAGGGACCAACTCGTAAGCCGGGGCTGGAAACCTTGTGGCTGGAGGGGGAGAATGCGCCGCTGGTACTGGATCGCGCTTCACCGGCGTTGCACCTGATCCAGCAGATTCGCGACGAAGCTCACCGTTTTGCCATCACTGGGCATCGTGCCCGACGTGATAAGGCCAGACGCGTGTCCACACTGGAAGATATTGCCGGGGTGGGGCCAAAGCGGCGGCAAGCGCTTTACCGACATTTTGGCGGCATCCAGGGGGTGCGTCACGCCAGTATTGCAGAACTATGCAAAGTGGATGGGATCAGTCAGCAGCTGGCCCAGGATATCTACGATCACCTGCACCCGGGAGGGGTTGAAACGCAGCATGATTCTTAA
- a CDS encoding TrkH family potassium uptake protein encodes MLRRARFYTVLHLCGFLIIIYSLSMLVPALMGLLYGESDLYAFLKTFAGAFSCGLLLWGLTSRYRGDLKTRDGFLVVVLFWCVFSSVSALPFWFDQRLQLSVTDALFEGISGITTTGASILDNIDDQPKSILYYRAQLNFLGGLGIIVLAIAILPMLGIGGAKLYQGELPGPLKEERLTPRLADTAKHLWMIYSGLALAGTLAFRLAGMDWFDALCHSLSTVSLGGFSTHGDSLGYYHSDAIECVAGVLSILAAVNFALYFVVLRRRSLLPVLRDAEFRFFALIVTLVVGYTCFSLYHSGLFNGREALVHGFFQAVSVMTDNGLGSAGFPDWSQDTVLLLFGASFFGGCVGSTCGGIKALRFLILRRQSSHEIRQLIHPGAVYVAKVGGRAISERVIKSVWGLFFLYIFFTCLFTWALVVAGNDVMTAFGTVAACINNMGIGYGATAAGFGGLNDVSKWLMCAAMLFGRLEIFPLIVVFSRTFWRY; translated from the coding sequence ATGCTGCGACGCGCTCGTTTTTACACCGTTCTTCACCTCTGCGGATTTCTCATCATTATTTACAGCCTGTCGATGCTGGTACCTGCCCTGATGGGGCTGCTGTACGGTGAGAGTGATCTGTATGCGTTCCTCAAGACCTTTGCTGGTGCCTTTAGTTGTGGCCTGTTGCTGTGGGGGCTGACGTCGCGCTATCGCGGTGATCTGAAGACCCGTGATGGCTTTCTGGTCGTGGTGTTGTTCTGGTGTGTGTTTTCCAGCGTCAGCGCCTTGCCGTTCTGGTTTGATCAGCGCCTGCAGCTCTCCGTGACCGATGCCTTGTTTGAAGGGATTTCCGGGATTACCACGACGGGCGCATCCATCCTCGACAACATCGATGACCAGCCCAAATCCATTCTGTATTACCGCGCGCAGCTCAACTTTCTCGGCGGGCTTGGCATTATCGTGCTGGCCATTGCCATTCTGCCCATGCTGGGGATTGGCGGCGCCAAGCTGTATCAGGGCGAACTACCGGGCCCCTTGAAGGAGGAGCGCCTGACTCCGCGACTGGCCGACACCGCCAAACATCTGTGGATGATTTACTCCGGCCTGGCTCTGGCCGGAACCCTGGCTTTCCGGCTGGCAGGCATGGACTGGTTTGATGCGCTCTGCCATAGCCTGTCGACGGTTTCACTGGGAGGCTTCTCGACCCATGGCGACAGTCTGGGCTATTACCACAGCGATGCCATTGAGTGTGTGGCCGGGGTGCTGTCCATTCTCGCTGCGGTCAACTTCGCACTTTATTTTGTGGTGTTACGGCGGCGCAGCCTGCTGCCTGTCCTGCGTGATGCAGAGTTCCGCTTTTTTGCCCTGATCGTCACCTTAGTAGTGGGTTACACCTGTTTTTCGCTCTACCACTCCGGCCTGTTCAACGGGCGCGAAGCACTGGTACATGGTTTCTTTCAGGCTGTTTCGGTAATGACTGACAACGGGCTCGGCAGTGCCGGCTTTCCCGACTGGTCACAGGACACGGTGCTCCTGCTGTTTGGCGCCAGCTTTTTTGGTGGCTGTGTGGGGTCGACCTGTGGTGGCATCAAGGCGCTGCGTTTTCTGATTCTGCGCAGGCAAAGCAGCCATGAAATCCGCCAGCTTATCCATCCCGGTGCCGTCTATGTTGCCAAGGTCGGCGGGCGTGCCATCTCCGAGCGGGTGATCAAGTCGGTCTGGGGGCTGTTTTTCCTCTATATCTTTTTCACCTGCCTGTTTACCTGGGCACTGGTGGTGGCTGGCAATGACGTGATGACTGCCTTTGGCACGGTGGCGGCCTGCATCAACAATATGGGGATTGGTTACGGTGCCACCGCAGCCGGTTTTGGTGGCCTCAATGACGTGAGCAAGTGGCTGATGTGCGCCGCCATGCTTTTTGGCCGGCTGGAGATATTCCCGCTGATCGTCGTCTTCTCCCGCACATTCTGGCGCTACTGA
- a CDS encoding DUF1853 family protein, which yields MADLKWLLDCPSLMTGPHCSTLSEWLPAYTPPSLPASPAPARLGLYAEQLLHHYLAHHPDVERLLHPLTLRYERRTLGELDFVLLRRDGLCLHIELAVKWYLYVPERQQQGLDAFVGPAQHDTLQRKWRHLLGKQLPVAHSPLATALLKERGFPPINRSIAIVPGQLFYPSSESHWSQTIDSEIAPHHRRGWWAAEHDLDKLACHQRRYRVLSHAMWMAGASPSAEVLLDIGQLQKRCADLSRPVQIVCFSQVEQSWQEQSRGFIVPRLWRQQACAQAL from the coding sequence ATGGCAGACCTGAAGTGGCTGCTGGACTGCCCGTCGCTGATGACAGGCCCCCACTGCTCAACCCTCTCTGAATGGCTCCCTGCCTATACACCGCCCTCACTACCGGCGTCACCCGCTCCGGCCAGACTCGGGCTCTATGCTGAGCAACTTTTGCATCATTATCTCGCCCACCATCCGGATGTTGAGCGTTTGCTCCACCCCCTGACGCTGAGGTATGAACGACGTACGCTGGGTGAGCTGGATTTTGTTCTGCTTCGCAGGGATGGTTTGTGCCTTCACATTGAGTTAGCGGTGAAATGGTACCTGTACGTGCCCGAGCGGCAACAACAAGGCTTGGATGCCTTTGTAGGCCCCGCTCAGCACGATACCTTGCAACGTAAGTGGCGCCACCTTTTAGGGAAACAGCTTCCTGTCGCACACAGTCCTTTGGCTACCGCACTGCTGAAGGAAAGGGGCTTCCCACCCATCAACCGCTCCATTGCCATCGTTCCTGGCCAGTTGTTTTATCCATCGAGTGAAAGCCACTGGTCCCAGACTATCGACAGTGAAATCGCTCCACACCATCGTCGGGGCTGGTGGGCTGCAGAACATGATCTGGATAAACTCGCCTGTCACCAACGGCGATATCGGGTGTTAAGCCATGCAATGTGGATGGCGGGAGCATCTCCCAGCGCAGAGGTACTACTTGATATAGGGCAGCTGCAGAAGCGATGTGCCGATTTATCGCGACCAGTCCAGATCGTTTGCTTCAGCCAGGTAGAACAGAGCTGGCAGGAGCAAAGCCGAGGTTTTATTGTGCCTCGGCTCTGGCGACAACAAGCCTGTGCACAGGCACTCTGA
- the megL gene encoding methionine gamma-lyase, which yields MSKHHSTAHLPHLHPETLAIHAGRINDEQFGSLATPLYQTSTFIFDSAAQGAARFAGEEDGYIYSRLGNPTTRQLEQRVAALEGTEDAAATATGMAAVSACLLANLSAGDHLIASDALYGCSFALISHMLTRFGIEVSFIDMTNHQAIEGALRRNTKAIFLESPINPNLVVVDLAFVGHFARSHNLLAICDNTFLTPLLQQPAQFGFDLIVHSATKYLNGHGDVVAGIICGSAEMIRHIKLTALKDIGGTMSPHDAWLITRGLKTLPVRMERHCQNAQQVAEFLEQQPKVEKVHYPGLASHSGHRFIGTQMRAAGGVIAFELRGGLAEGERFINHTHLFHIAVSLGDAESLIQHPASMTHSPYTAEERHAAGISDGLIRISVGLEHADDLIADLQQALDQL from the coding sequence ATGTCCAAGCACCACAGCACCGCACACCTACCCCACCTGCATCCAGAGACGCTGGCCATCCACGCTGGTCGCATCAATGACGAGCAGTTTGGCTCTCTTGCCACCCCTCTGTATCAAACCTCGACTTTTATCTTTGATTCCGCTGCTCAGGGTGCGGCGCGTTTTGCCGGGGAGGAGGATGGCTACATTTACAGTCGCCTGGGCAACCCCACGACGCGGCAGCTGGAACAACGTGTGGCAGCGCTGGAAGGCACTGAAGACGCGGCAGCTACTGCAACAGGGATGGCTGCCGTGTCCGCCTGCCTGCTGGCCAATCTGTCTGCAGGAGATCACCTGATTGCTTCCGATGCGCTCTACGGCTGCAGCTTTGCCCTCATCAGCCATATGCTGACGCGCTTCGGCATTGAAGTCAGTTTCATTGACATGACCAACCATCAGGCGATTGAGGGAGCACTACGCCGCAACACCAAAGCCATTTTTCTGGAAAGCCCCATCAACCCCAATCTGGTCGTGGTTGATCTGGCCTTTGTCGGCCACTTTGCACGCAGCCACAATCTGCTGGCCATCTGCGACAATACGTTCCTCACCCCTCTGCTGCAGCAACCAGCACAATTTGGTTTTGATCTGATCGTGCATAGCGCTACCAAGTACCTCAACGGCCATGGCGATGTGGTCGCCGGTATTATCTGCGGCTCGGCAGAGATGATCCGTCACATCAAGCTGACAGCACTGAAGGACATTGGCGGCACCATGAGCCCACACGATGCCTGGCTGATCACTCGAGGCCTGAAAACCCTGCCTGTGCGTATGGAACGACACTGCCAGAATGCCCAGCAGGTGGCAGAGTTTCTCGAACAGCAGCCTAAAGTGGAAAAAGTGCACTATCCCGGCTTAGCCAGTCATTCTGGCCATCGTTTTATCGGCACACAGATGCGCGCTGCGGGCGGCGTTATTGCTTTCGAGCTGCGTGGCGGTTTGGCAGAGGGTGAACGCTTTATCAACCACACTCACCTGTTCCATATCGCAGTCAGCCTGGGTGATGCAGAGTCGCTGATTCAGCATCCCGCCAGCATGACACACTCGCCCTACACCGCAGAGGAGCGTCATGCCGCCGGCATCAGCGATGGCCTGATTCGCATATCGGTGGGGCTGGAACATGCCGATGATCTGATTGCAGACTTGCAACAGGCGTTAGATCAGCTGTAG
- a CDS encoding DUF4031 domain-containing protein → MSVYVDSANIPFRDTLMCHMVADSEEELHAMATSLGMERCWHQKPGTHHSHYDIPIAKKAAALRLGAIEVSRRQLAMFLRQRRRTLSLDASY, encoded by the coding sequence ATGAGTGTTTATGTAGACAGTGCCAATATTCCCTTTCGCGATACGCTGATGTGCCATATGGTCGCCGACTCTGAAGAGGAGCTGCATGCCATGGCCACGTCATTGGGAATGGAGCGCTGCTGGCACCAGAAGCCAGGGACTCACCACAGCCACTACGATATTCCTATCGCAAAGAAGGCAGCGGCATTACGTTTGGGAGCCATCGAAGTCAGCCGCCGTCAGCTGGCTATGTTCTTACGCCAGCGCCGCAGAACACTCTCGCTGGATGCCAGTTATTAG
- a CDS encoding response regulator: MVHELDFSQLAILLIEPSALQRKLICDALRKAGCNDIESVADLPEALQHIERYPPDLVISALYLPSGTGTELIARIKTLPGTDDVAFMLISSEQKVEHLDPIRQAGAIAILPKPFTIDALRKALQATLDFFSADELLFSHYDVAELHVMVVDDSTLSRNHIARLLHNMGIKHVHEAGNGAEALALLSEVPADMVVTDYNMPEMDGAELISGMREDPQLSHIPVLMITSEQSQSRLSAIRQAGVDAICDKPFDVNEMRRLLHLMLDDD, from the coding sequence ATGGTTCATGAACTCGATTTTTCTCAGCTGGCGATACTGCTTATTGAGCCCTCCGCCCTGCAGCGCAAGCTTATCTGCGACGCCCTGCGCAAGGCAGGATGCAATGATATTGAATCAGTAGCGGACCTTCCCGAAGCGCTCCAGCACATTGAACGTTATCCTCCTGATCTGGTGATCAGCGCACTCTATCTACCTTCCGGCACAGGCACAGAGCTGATTGCCAGGATCAAGACGCTACCTGGCACTGATGATGTAGCGTTCATGCTGATATCCAGCGAGCAGAAAGTCGAACATCTTGATCCCATTCGGCAGGCGGGCGCCATTGCCATCCTGCCCAAGCCATTCACCATCGATGCGTTACGCAAGGCGCTTCAGGCCACCCTCGACTTCTTCAGCGCAGATGAATTGCTGTTTAGCCATTACGATGTGGCAGAGCTGCACGTCATGGTGGTAGATGACAGCACGCTGTCGCGCAATCATATCGCCCGCCTGCTGCACAACATGGGAATCAAGCATGTTCACGAAGCGGGCAACGGGGCAGAAGCCCTGGCACTACTGAGTGAAGTGCCTGCCGACATGGTCGTAACGGATTACAACATGCCTGAAATGGATGGTGCCGAGCTGATCAGCGGTATGCGTGAAGATCCGCAACTGAGCCACATTCCGGTATTGATGATTACGTCTGAACAGAGCCAGTCGCGCCTTAGTGCCATTCGTCAGGCAGGCGTGGACGCCATCTGTGACAAACCCTTTGACGTCAATGAGATGCGTCGTCTGCTGCACTTAATGCTGGATGATGACTGA
- a CDS encoding TerC family protein translates to MFEWIMEPQAWVSLFTLVALEIVLGIDNIIFLSILVGRLPPEQRQQGRIIGLGLAMLTRIALLLSLSWVMSLTTPLFSVLAQEISGRDIILILGGLFLIWKSTHEIHNSLNEADEGDSPSRSQAGFLLVVIQIAIIDIVFSLDSVITAVGLADHVPVMVIAIMIAVVVMMLASKAIGDFVDANPTIKMLALSFLILVGMALFGEGLDMHIPKGYIYFAMAFSVLVELLNIRLRKGSEKAVKLSKGSPDEIL, encoded by the coding sequence ATGTTTGAATGGATTATGGAGCCCCAGGCCTGGGTCTCACTGTTTACTCTTGTCGCCCTGGAAATTGTTCTGGGTATCGACAACATAATTTTCCTCTCCATTCTGGTTGGTCGCTTGCCTCCTGAGCAGCGCCAGCAAGGGCGCATCATTGGGCTGGGCCTGGCAATGCTGACCCGTATTGCGCTGCTGCTATCTCTCAGCTGGGTAATGAGCCTGACCACTCCGTTGTTCAGCGTCCTCGCACAGGAAATCTCCGGGCGAGATATTATCCTGATCCTCGGCGGCTTGTTCCTGATCTGGAAAAGCACACACGAGATTCACAACTCGCTGAATGAAGCTGACGAAGGCGACTCGCCCTCCAGAAGCCAGGCAGGCTTTCTGCTGGTGGTCATTCAAATCGCCATTATTGATATCGTTTTTTCATTAGACTCGGTGATTACGGCCGTGGGCCTGGCTGATCATGTTCCGGTCATGGTGATTGCCATTATGATTGCAGTCGTGGTGATGATGCTGGCATCCAAGGCGATTGGCGATTTCGTCGATGCCAACCCGACTATCAAGATGCTGGCTCTCAGTTTTCTGATTCTGGTGGGGATGGCGTTATTCGGCGAAGGCCTGGATATGCACATTCCCAAGGGCTATATCTATTTCGCCATGGCTTTCAGTGTGCTGGTGGAGCTGCTGAACATTCGCCTGCGCAAGGGCTCAGAGAAAGCGGTGAAGCTGAGCAAAGGTTCACCAGACGAGATCCTCTGA
- a CDS encoding methylenetetrahydrofolate reductase produces the protein MSKPNFSLEVFPPKTAATTLSLWKASQELAPFKPEFISVTCGAGGNAPGDTTKEVALVMAQQAHCPVAAHMTCVSGSREELLQLARDYWQSNIRHIVALRGDMPGQERYTPRTDGFAYADELVAALKEVADFDISVAGYPEGHPDSSSMDKELEYLKKKSDAGANRIITQFFFDPEVFLRYRDRVAAAGIKAEVVPGLLPVLNFKKMTAFAARCQTSVPEFLHKMFEGVEAEDIDHRLLAMNILSHQITRLHTEGVNFFHLYTLNESMLTRHVCRWIRSAF, from the coding sequence ATGAGTAAGCCAAATTTCAGTCTGGAAGTATTTCCTCCCAAAACTGCTGCAACAACTCTTTCGCTGTGGAAAGCCAGCCAGGAGCTGGCCCCCTTCAAGCCTGAATTTATCTCCGTGACCTGTGGCGCGGGTGGCAACGCCCCTGGCGACACCACCAAAGAGGTGGCACTGGTGATGGCGCAACAGGCGCATTGCCCGGTCGCCGCGCACATGACCTGCGTCAGCGGTAGCCGTGAGGAGCTGCTGCAACTGGCCAGGGACTACTGGCAGAGCAATATCCGTCACATTGTCGCCCTGCGTGGTGACATGCCCGGTCAGGAGCGTTACACCCCGCGTACTGACGGCTTTGCCTATGCCGATGAGCTGGTAGCCGCGCTGAAGGAAGTAGCGGATTTCGACATTTCGGTAGCCGGCTACCCTGAGGGCCACCCTGACTCCAGCTCGATGGACAAGGAGCTGGAGTATCTGAAGAAGAAGTCCGATGCCGGTGCCAACCGCATCATCACCCAGTTCTTCTTCGACCCTGAGGTCTTCCTGCGTTATCGCGACCGGGTTGCTGCTGCCGGCATCAAGGCTGAAGTCGTGCCAGGCCTGCTGCCCGTACTGAACTTCAAGAAAATGACCGCCTTCGCCGCACGCTGCCAGACCTCAGTCCCGGAGTTTCTGCACAAGATGTTTGAAGGCGTGGAAGCTGAAGACATCGATCATCGTCTGCTGGCCATGAACATTCTCAGTCACCAGATCACTCGTTTGCATACGGAAGGTGTCAACTTCTTCCACCTCTACACCCTGAACGAGTCGATGCTGACTCGTCACGTCTGCCGCTGGATTCGCTCAGCGTTCTGA
- a CDS encoding sigma 54-interacting transcriptional regulator, translating to MARVKKTMKLDIQAEDRLGMALEILRVLAQNQCNIQALEVIPCHAFVSCDAQPDQWLQLQQQMLVLPGVQAVRQIDLLPSERRRQHLDMLLSRLPDPIIDLDSEGDILHLNAAAADAFGAAREQLEQIPVSRVIGNAGMGLDLEALLRQDGATVEVLPEGGTYLLDIQPVISHGQLNGAVMVLRSPQRIGQQLSSVKATHGEGIDTIIGISPAMLALQRQTLKFAALDLPVMILGETGTGKELLARALHEAGPRASAPFLAINCATLAENLLESELFGYAAGAFSGAQRGGKPGLFELADKGTIFLDEIGEMSPYLQAKLLRFLQDLRFRRIGGTSELRVDVRILCATHRDLEAMADSCEFRADLFYRLNVLNLHLPPLRQRREDIPLLADYFLRRAAEQLNCSKPTLSREALRQLCEAPWPGNIRQLQNVIFRSAALLEQQDQPASQVEIDIAQLAMGGLEGRRLTHGDEPPADSEVYAAMPPLPDVSSKGGAGAERELEAVQGLDQALEAYEARLLANLWPLYPSTRRLAQRLQTSHAKIARKLKRYDIR from the coding sequence ATGGCCAGAGTTAAAAAAACAATGAAACTCGACATTCAAGCCGAAGATCGCCTGGGCATGGCGTTGGAAATTCTCAGGGTGCTGGCGCAAAACCAGTGCAATATTCAGGCGCTGGAAGTGATTCCCTGTCACGCCTTTGTTTCCTGCGATGCGCAACCGGACCAATGGCTCCAGCTGCAGCAGCAGATGCTGGTGCTGCCCGGTGTGCAGGCGGTCCGTCAGATCGATCTGTTGCCCAGTGAGCGACGTCGTCAGCATCTGGACATGCTGCTGTCGCGCTTGCCTGATCCGATCATTGATCTGGATAGTGAAGGTGACATTCTGCATTTGAACGCAGCGGCGGCCGATGCGTTTGGAGCCGCCAGAGAGCAGCTGGAGCAGATACCTGTCAGCCGGGTCATCGGCAATGCCGGTATGGGTCTGGACCTGGAAGCACTGCTGCGGCAGGACGGCGCAACCGTGGAAGTGCTCCCTGAAGGCGGTACTTATCTGCTGGATATCCAGCCGGTGATCAGCCACGGGCAGCTGAACGGTGCCGTCATGGTCCTTCGCAGCCCGCAACGTATCGGCCAGCAACTGTCATCGGTTAAGGCGACGCACGGTGAGGGCATCGATACTATCATTGGCATTTCACCTGCCATGCTGGCGTTGCAGCGACAGACGCTGAAGTTTGCTGCACTGGATCTGCCTGTCATGATTCTGGGAGAGACGGGCACGGGAAAAGAGCTGCTTGCCCGCGCCCTGCATGAGGCCGGTCCGCGCGCCAGTGCGCCATTTCTTGCCATCAACTGCGCAACCCTGGCGGAAAACCTGCTGGAAAGCGAACTGTTCGGCTACGCGGCGGGGGCCTTTTCCGGAGCGCAGAGGGGAGGGAAGCCGGGGTTGTTCGAGCTGGCCGACAAGGGCACGATTTTTCTTGATGAAATCGGGGAAATGTCCCCCTATCTGCAGGCCAAGTTACTGCGCTTTCTGCAGGATCTGCGTTTTCGTCGCATCGGTGGAACCAGCGAACTCAGGGTGGATGTGCGCATTCTCTGCGCTACCCATCGTGATCTTGAGGCTATGGCGGATTCCTGCGAGTTTCGTGCTGATCTGTTTTATCGCCTCAATGTGCTCAATTTACATTTGCCCCCCTTGCGACAACGGCGGGAAGACATTCCTCTGCTGGCCGATTACTTTCTGCGTCGCGCCGCAGAGCAGCTGAACTGTAGCAAGCCAACTCTGAGCCGTGAGGCACTGCGACAACTGTGCGAAGCGCCCTGGCCCGGTAACATTCGTCAGCTGCAGAACGTGATATTTCGCTCGGCGGCGTTGCTGGAGCAACAGGATCAGCCTGCCAGTCAGGTGGAAATAGATATTGCCCAGCTGGCCATGGGTGGCCTGGAAGGGCGTCGCCTGACACATGGCGATGAGCCACCTGCGGATTCCGAGGTGTATGCAGCTATGCCGCCCCTGCCGGACGTTTCGAGTAAAGGTGGGGCTGGTGCGGAGCGTGAACTGGAGGCTGTGCAGGGGCTGGATCAGGCATTGGAGGCCTACGAGGCTAGGCTACTGGCCAACCTGTGGCCTTTGTACCCTTCAACGCGGCGTCTGGCACAACGGCTGCAGACTTCCCATGCCAAGATTGCCCGCAAGCTGAAGCGTTACGATATTCGTTGA
- the pgsA gene encoding CDP-diacylglycerol--glycerol-3-phosphate 3-phosphatidyltransferase gives MILNLPNLLTAFRVVLIPVIVVVFYLPFSWAPWVSALIFMLAGATDWFDGYLARKWNQATPFGAFLDPVADKLMVAVILVMLVESYATPWVTLPACVIIGREILISALREWMAELGKRASVAVSFIGKIKTTAQMGALIVLLAFLPGSWESWVGIAGLYIATLLTLWSMLIYMKAAWPMLMGKA, from the coding sequence ATGATTCTTAATCTGCCCAATTTACTGACGGCATTTCGGGTTGTTCTGATCCCGGTGATTGTTGTCGTGTTCTATTTGCCATTCAGCTGGGCTCCGTGGGTCAGCGCCTTGATCTTCATGCTGGCTGGGGCCACTGACTGGTTTGATGGCTACCTTGCCCGTAAGTGGAATCAGGCCACCCCCTTTGGCGCCTTCCTTGACCCAGTAGCGGACAAGCTGATGGTCGCCGTCATTCTGGTGATGCTGGTGGAGTCTTATGCCACGCCCTGGGTCACACTTCCTGCCTGCGTCATTATCGGGCGGGAAATTCTTATCTCGGCCTTGCGAGAGTGGATGGCGGAGTTGGGCAAGCGTGCCAGTGTGGCCGTGTCTTTTATCGGGAAGATCAAGACGACGGCACAAATGGGGGCACTGATTGTGTTGCTGGCATTTCTGCCAGGGTCGTGGGAAAGCTGGGTGGGGATTGCCGGGTTATATATAGCAACACTACTTACCCTGTGGTCGATGCTGATCTATATGAAGGCTGCCTGGCCAATGTTGATGGGTAAGGCTTAA